In Idiomarina sp. PL1-037, a single genomic region encodes these proteins:
- a CDS encoding DUF4118 domain-containing protein, producing the protein MSKQPWLGYLTSVVITGTAAGLAYLLDHWLLPTSGTVLILQLAVLLIAFLTNFRAALLAVVLALLLFNFLFTEPRYSLHMTDIDEMVTAVVFIAVAVITSHLATSFRNQKESLRQAQLRSNILLSVSHDLRTPLASVIGNLSTLQAYQERLPEQERAELLQGALDESDRLHRYIENLLQATRLQHGEIRLTHAVQDIRPVISKTLSRFASQERLLVNDYLQHAMVEVQSSLLEQALFNVIDNALRFSGDTAPVTLTLSETDKFVIIDIQDQGPGIETGKRSLVFNVFYSSREKDSGTGGTGLGLSVAKGIIDIHNGHIGIEESSDGCLVRIQLPHANITEEVS; encoded by the coding sequence ATGAGTAAACAGCCCTGGTTAGGTTACTTGACCTCCGTCGTCATCACCGGCACGGCGGCCGGTCTTGCTTACCTGCTCGATCACTGGTTACTGCCAACCTCGGGTACGGTACTCATTCTTCAACTGGCGGTGTTGCTTATTGCGTTTTTAACCAATTTTCGCGCGGCACTACTTGCCGTTGTTCTGGCCCTGCTGTTGTTTAATTTTTTATTCACAGAGCCCCGCTATTCACTGCACATGACCGACATAGACGAAATGGTTACTGCGGTCGTATTTATTGCTGTGGCTGTTATTACCAGCCACTTAGCTACCTCGTTCAGAAACCAGAAAGAAAGCTTACGCCAGGCTCAGCTGCGCTCAAATATTTTACTGTCTGTCTCACACGACCTGAGAACCCCGCTTGCCAGCGTCATTGGTAATTTAAGCACCTTGCAGGCGTATCAGGAGCGCTTGCCAGAACAGGAGCGCGCTGAGCTTCTGCAGGGCGCTCTGGATGAGAGTGACCGCCTGCATCGTTATATCGAAAATCTGTTACAGGCCACCCGGCTTCAGCACGGCGAAATTCGTCTGACCCATGCAGTACAGGATATTCGCCCGGTTATCAGTAAAACTCTTTCGCGCTTTGCTTCACAAGAACGGTTACTGGTTAACGATTATTTACAACACGCTATGGTTGAGGTTCAGTCCTCGTTACTGGAACAGGCGTTATTTAATGTCATTGATAACGCCTTGCGCTTCTCCGGCGACACAGCTCCCGTCACTTTAACTCTGTCAGAGACCGACAAGTTCGTTATCATCGACATACAAGACCAGGGTCCGGGCATAGAAACCGGTAAGCGTTCGCTTGTATTTAATGTTTTTTATTCGTCGCGCGAGAAAGACTCTGGCACTGGCGGAACCGGTCTGGGGCTGTCCGTTGCTAAAGGAATAATCGACATTCATAACGGCCACATTGGTATTGAAGAAAGCTCTGATGGCTGCCTTGTCCGGATTCAACTACCACACGCCAACATCACAGAGGAAGTCTCATGA
- a CDS encoding response regulator transcription factor, whose protein sequence is MNAQARAGGPRILVIDDEPQIRRFMRASLTAEGYTYLEAATAEQGIKQITSQNPHLVILDLGLPDADGYQVMRQLREWSQVPVLVLTARDDELQKVKLLEGGANDYLTKPFGIRELMARIHVLLRDLSNQHPTAEAQLRFGELLIDREQHKVFLQNEIVNLSRKEYALLDFLVSHPQKLVTQQQLLEKIWGRTHQEDTHYLRIFVSQVRKKLKDDPAQPKYIETEPGVGYRFIAEKS, encoded by the coding sequence ATGAATGCACAAGCCCGCGCCGGCGGTCCTCGCATTTTAGTCATTGATGACGAACCACAGATACGACGCTTTATGCGCGCCTCGCTTACCGCCGAAGGTTACACCTACCTGGAAGCAGCGACAGCCGAGCAAGGAATAAAGCAGATTACCAGCCAGAACCCGCATTTGGTTATTCTTGATTTAGGCCTGCCTGACGCTGACGGCTATCAGGTAATGCGCCAATTACGCGAATGGAGCCAGGTGCCGGTACTGGTACTGACCGCACGTGACGACGAGCTACAGAAAGTGAAACTACTGGAAGGCGGTGCCAACGACTATCTGACCAAACCCTTTGGTATTCGTGAGCTTATGGCGCGTATTCATGTTTTATTACGCGACCTCTCCAATCAACACCCCACAGCCGAAGCTCAGCTTCGTTTTGGTGAGTTACTCATTGACCGCGAGCAACACAAAGTGTTTCTGCAAAACGAGATCGTTAACTTGTCCCGTAAAGAATACGCTTTACTGGATTTCTTAGTCAGCCACCCGCAAAAACTCGTGACCCAGCAACAGTTGCTGGAGAAAATTTGGGGTCGAACGCACCAGGAAGACACCCACTATTTGCGTATTTTTGTCAGCCAGGTGCGTAAGAAGCTCAAAGATGACCCAGCACAGCCAAAGTATATAGAAACAGAACCCGGTGTTGGTTACCGGTTTATCGCAGAGAAATCCTGA